The candidate division KSB1 bacterium region GTATATCGGGTTCTCCGTCATCGAACGCGATGTGACACCGGTGCTGGCGCTCGAAGCCGAACGTATCAAATCCGCTCGACTCCGCGCCATCACTCAAACCGCCGTCACCGCCAACGATCAGATCAACACCCCGCTGGGCGTGATCCTCGGCTACGCGCAGTTCCTGCAACGCAAAACCGCCGCCCTCAGCCCCGATGATGAACAGGCGCTCGCGGTGATCCAGCAACAGGTACTCAAGATCAAGGCGATCATGAACAAACTGAAACTGATGAGCGATCCGATCGTGAAGAACTACTCCATCGAAGGCGTCACCATGTTCGATCTCTCAAAGTCCCTCTGACATCGATGCAATTCTACTTCCTGCATAAACCGGCCGCAAGGTGAACATGGAAACACTGAAAAAGAAAGTCCTGGTCGTCGATGACGACGAAGTAATCCGCGACCTCCTGATTAACTTCCTCAAGTTCTCAGGATACGAGGGCATCGGAGCGGGAAACGGGCAGGCCGCCCTCGATCTGGTCATGGTCGAACCCCCCGACATGATCATCACGGACATCCACATGCCGTTCATGAATGGATTCCAGCTCTTGCGGGCCGTGAAACGGCTGAACCCGGAACTCCCCGTCGTTTTTATTACCGGGTTCGCCCACTTCCGCCGCTTCTTCGCCGACAAGACCGCGCGCGCCGACGGCTTCCTCGAAAAACCGTTCTCGCTCGAAGCGATCGACAGCCTCGTGAAGAAGTTCCTCTAACTCCGCGTGGAATACCCGCGGAGCGACCCGTGAACTGGTGCGCAGCCGGAGGACTTGCTTCTCCGGCTGTTGTGCCATATATTGCTGATGATGGAACGACCAGAACTCCTGATTATCGACGACGAAGAACCTATCCATCAGGTGCTGCAAGCCTACCTGACCGAGATCGGATTCGCCGCGCACTCCGCGCATGACGGAAGCTCGGGACTCAAAATGCTCGAGCGAAACCCCGGCATCCAAATCGTCCTCACCGATATCCGAATCCCCGGAATCGATGGACTCGATGTCTTGCGTGAAGTAAAACTGCGCGATCCGAAAACTCGCGTCATTTTGATGACGGCGTTCAGCGACAAGAACCTCGCGATTCAGGCCCTGCGACTCGGCGCCGATGACTTCCTCGAAAAACCGCTGCGGCTGGAGGACCTCGGGCGCGTCCTGCAACGGGCGCGCACCACCGAGCGCCTGGAATCGATCTCCGAACGCTGGCGAACGATCCTCGATCACCTCCCCTTCGGCTTCGTCTGGTGCCGGCCAAACGGCGTCGTCGAAGGCGTGACGCCCACCGCGCAGGTGCTGCTGGGGCGCGGCGCCGTTCACCTGATCGGACACGAACTTTGGTCGGGACGCGGGCTGGCGGAGGCCAAACGGCTGTTCGCGGACCACGACGGCGCCGAGCAGGGCCGCGAATTCGAGATCAATGGCCGCTGGATTGCCATGCAGCGCGTCGATGCCACCGACGAAACCGGCGTGCCGTCCCAATTGATCGTTCTGACCGACGCCAGCGAACAGCGCTCCCTCACCCAGGAAATCAATCAGCTTACGCGCGAATTCGAAGCGCGTGTCGAAGAACGCACGCGAAGCCTGAGCGCCGAATTGGACTTCTCCCAGCGCCTGCTGGATGCGGCCGGCGTGCTGGTAGCGTACCTGGATCCCGATGGCAGGCTCGTGCGCTTCAATAAATTCGGGCAGGAACTGCTCGGCATGAACCGGGCCCAAGCCGAACGCTTCTTTCTGGCCTATGAAAACGCCCCGGACTCGCCGCTCAGCGCCGTCTTTGATCCGCGCCGCGAAGATGAACTGTCCGGCATCATCGCCGAATTGCCCGTGGCCGGCGGCAAACAGCGACTCGTCGCCTGGACTACCCGACAACTGCCCAGTCTCGCCGGCATGGGCGGCAGACTCGTGGTCGGCATTGATGTCACCGAACAAAAGCAACTCGAGTCGCAATTGCAAAATTACAACTCGCTGCTGCAAAATATGGTCGAATCGCGCGCCAAGGAACTGCGGCTCAAAGATGCGCAGCTCATCCATACCGCGCGGCTCGCCTCGCTCGGAGAAATCGCCGCCGGGATTGCCCACGAAATGAAACAGCCGCTGAATGTGATTTCAATCACCGCGGACCTGATCAAACTGCTCCAGAAAAACGGCACGCTGAACGACCAGCTGCTCGTCTCCAATCTGGAAAAAATCCGCCGCACGGTGGACCGCATGGCTACCACCATCAATCACCTGCGCGGGTTTACCCGCATCGATGCGGCGAACTTCAAACTCATCCGGCCTGTCGAAGCCTTCGACGGCGCGCTCTCCATCGTTGGCGAGCAGATTAAACTCGATGCCATCGATATCCTGAAGTCGATCCCCGACGACTTGCCGGCGTTCCCCGGCGAACTCAACCAGATCGAGCAGGTGCTCGTTAATTTCTTGCAGAATGCCCGCGACGCCATCGAAGATCGCGCACGCGGCGAAGATTCGCCCGCGGCCGCCGCGGCCTCGCCCCGCACCATCACCCTCGGCGGCGGCGCGTCCTCCGATCGCTCCGAAGTCTATCTCGAAGTCACCGACACCGGGACCGGGATGAGCGAAGAAGTGCAGCAACGATTATTTGAACCGTTCTTCACAACCAAGGACACCGAACGCGGGACCGGCTTGGGACTCTCCATCAGCATGAATATCGTCCAGTCCCACGGCGGCGTAATTGAAGTCGAAAGCGAATCGGGCAAGGGCAGCACATTCCGGGTGGTATTGCCGGCGGCGAAACCGATGGATTAAGCAAGGCGAGGTGCCCTGTGAACGGTGAAGTGTCCGGGTTCCTGCAATGGGACCGCAGTACGTTTGAAGCCCTGAACCAGTGGTTCTCCGGCTCGTTCTTCGACGCGCTGATGCCGCTGCTCTCTGATTTCTATATCTGGGCCATCCCGGTGGCCATCGTCTGGCTCTGGTTTTTCGTGCGCGCGGATCGCCGCGGCCGGATCATCGCGTTGTGCGCCTTTCTCGTTATCGCGGCGACGGATCAACTCGCCGCTTCCGTGATCAAACCGTACGTGCAGCGCCAGCGTCCATGCAACGTCATTCCGGCCACCCGGCTCTATCTCGACGGCAACTGGCAAACCACGGACAAGTTCGGACTTACAACCTACAAGACTTCGTATAGCTTTCCCTCGAACCACGCCGCGAACATCGCGGGGCAGGCGATGTACTGGAGCTATTTCTATCCGCATCTGACCCCCGTATTCATGTTTGCCGCCGCGGTCGTCGGCTGGAGTCGAATCTACATGGGGCTGCACTACCCCAGTGACGTGCTGGTGGGATATCTGCTCGGAGCCATCATTGCACTCATCTTCGCCTACCCGTTGCGAGTCTGGGTCCTGCCCGACGAGTGAACCCGCCGGCAATTCCTCAAAATACCAAAGCGGCGACCCGAAGGTCGCCGCTGCTGCATTTCCTGATAACCGTGAGCTCGATCAGCGGAACATGGCCTTGATCGATCCCCAGGTGTGCTGGACCGTGTTAAACGTCAGAGACACATCGCGCGTCTCG contains the following coding sequences:
- a CDS encoding response regulator, yielding METLKKKVLVVDDDEVIRDLLINFLKFSGYEGIGAGNGQAALDLVMVEPPDMIITDIHMPFMNGFQLLRAVKRLNPELPVVFITGFAHFRRFFADKTARADGFLEKPFSLEAIDSLVKKFL
- a CDS encoding phosphatase PAP2 family protein, with amino-acid sequence MNGEVSGFLQWDRSTFEALNQWFSGSFFDALMPLLSDFYIWAIPVAIVWLWFFVRADRRGRIIALCAFLVIAATDQLAASVIKPYVQRQRPCNVIPATRLYLDGNWQTTDKFGLTTYKTSYSFPSNHAANIAGQAMYWSYFYPHLTPVFMFAAAVVGWSRIYMGLHYPSDVLVGYLLGAIIALIFAYPLRVWVLPDE
- a CDS encoding response regulator, with the translated sequence MMERPELLIIDDEEPIHQVLQAYLTEIGFAAHSAHDGSSGLKMLERNPGIQIVLTDIRIPGIDGLDVLREVKLRDPKTRVILMTAFSDKNLAIQALRLGADDFLEKPLRLEDLGRVLQRARTTERLESISERWRTILDHLPFGFVWCRPNGVVEGVTPTAQVLLGRGAVHLIGHELWSGRGLAEAKRLFADHDGAEQGREFEINGRWIAMQRVDATDETGVPSQLIVLTDASEQRSLTQEINQLTREFEARVEERTRSLSAELDFSQRLLDAAGVLVAYLDPDGRLVRFNKFGQELLGMNRAQAERFFLAYENAPDSPLSAVFDPRREDELSGIIAELPVAGGKQRLVAWTTRQLPSLAGMGGRLVVGIDVTEQKQLESQLQNYNSLLQNMVESRAKELRLKDAQLIHTARLASLGEIAAGIAHEMKQPLNVISITADLIKLLQKNGTLNDQLLVSNLEKIRRTVDRMATTINHLRGFTRIDAANFKLIRPVEAFDGALSIVGEQIKLDAIDILKSIPDDLPAFPGELNQIEQVLVNFLQNARDAIEDRARGEDSPAAAAASPRTITLGGGASSDRSEVYLEVTDTGTGMSEEVQQRLFEPFFTTKDTERGTGLGLSISMNIVQSHGGVIEVESESGKGSTFRVVLPAAKPMD